A genomic stretch from Aerococcaceae bacterium zg-1292 includes:
- a CDS encoding pullulanase: MVSKNNMDWKQRQSYQKVEKYGIRRFKVGVASVVIGAGLFLAGPAIEAQEVGSSTDAEAQEVGSGGNAEVQEVGSNTDVEAIKATETPSASTSDIALETSESENAASEASTAAQTDESALMMDKPMEPVAIEETTETPQEAAEATPTASDSDMMPLSAEAGENENNEQTASSDAAHPIEQTQPLVDDPVAEGYVRMHFKKLPDQAQDTLGLWVWGDVEKPSDKNGAWPTGATSFAEAGKDDYGYYLDVKKSAQNAQKINYLINNNKGDNITGDKTFDLISPDMKEVWLDEQYGAHYYEPLAKEKTVRVNYYRKDGNYENLGLWTWGSSATPGTTWPDGINLDKVGKYGRYADVPLKDLESLGFLIVNEKTEEKTQSENYTFNDLANHSQLFLRDDDSKVYTNPYFVSQTVLNSAELVAENRMELGFSSLEGISAEQLKETLSVTDAANAKVNLTAIEMNEAASKVILTGDFKTAQAPYTAEFEGKKVVARTGWKLMDAVNGYDGELGAKLDETGANADVKLWAPSAEKVSLVVYDKDDNEKIIGRVDLTRQDKGVWQQNVKAKDLNLDTLHNYAYHYEVVRDGKKYLVLDPYAKSMAAWNSDNPPAVADGVVSKPVGKAAFVAPEKLGPALDFAKIKNFKKREDAVIYEAHVRDFTSDPTIKDELKSQFGTYKAFIERLDYLKELGVTHIQLLPVMNYYHVNELDNQKRLPEYKSSDSNYNWGYDPQHYFSLTGMYSENPKDPSKRIAEFKELVNEIHKRGMGVILDVVYNHTASLHLLEDIEPNYYHFMNSEGVAKESFGGGRLGTTHKMSRRLLVDSIKYLTEQFKIDGYRFDMMGDHDAQSIQEAYDAAKAINPNMLMLGEGWQTYTGDDNQPEQPADQTWMSKTDSVASFSDEIRNELKSGFGSEGQPRFLTNGKRSINTIFNNIIGRPGNFKADDPGDVIQYIAAHDNLTLYDVIAQSIKKDPKYHNEEILKRVRLGNSLILTSQGTPFIHSGQEYGRTKQFLHPDYKTTVDESKVPNKATHMVDENGKPFEYPYFIHDSYDSSDAINRFDWQKATDSKKYAKHVLTKEYTKGLIAIRRSTDAFSRATAKEIDENVTLITEPNKDSQAPIGQEDLVIGYQAVASNGDIYAVFVNADKAKRKIKFGAKFAHLKDGKIIADARQAGLEAIANPQGVKMSGESIELDGLTTAIVLLKKAEDTKPVEPVLPGKDGNKTDGDQTTVPNQPDAQAPKENGKTDSQTPKAPNEEGKTDKETPKTPKEDEQSDAETPKAPKEGSESDTETSNSPKESSSSSRVMNSRSNDTTQTLPNTGETNATAVFSAAVLSILTGLGLVSIKNKENESADEQ, translated from the coding sequence ATGGTGAGTAAAAATAATATGGATTGGAAGCAGCGACAATCCTATCAAAAAGTAGAAAAATACGGGATTCGTCGTTTTAAAGTGGGGGTTGCATCCGTAGTGATTGGTGCGGGGCTATTTTTAGCTGGCCCAGCAATTGAAGCGCAAGAAGTAGGTAGCAGTACAGATGCTGAAGCGCAAGAAGTAGGTAGCGGTGGGAATGCCGAAGTGCAAGAAGTAGGCAGTAACACAGATGTCGAAGCGATAAAAGCAACAGAGACGCCGTCTGCTTCAACATCAGATATTGCTTTGGAAACGAGTGAGTCAGAAAATGCCGCTAGCGAAGCGTCAACTGCAGCGCAGACTGATGAATCAGCATTGATGATGGACAAACCGATGGAACCAGTAGCTATTGAAGAAACTACCGAAACACCACAAGAAGCAGCAGAAGCTACACCGACAGCATCAGACAGTGATATGATGCCGCTATCAGCAGAAGCTGGTGAAAACGAAAATAATGAACAGACAGCGTCGAGCGATGCTGCTCATCCAATTGAACAAACGCAGCCACTAGTTGATGATCCTGTAGCAGAAGGTTATGTTCGTATGCATTTTAAAAAATTACCAGACCAAGCTCAAGATACACTCGGACTATGGGTATGGGGTGATGTAGAAAAACCATCGGATAAAAATGGTGCATGGCCGACTGGTGCGACCAGTTTTGCTGAAGCAGGTAAAGATGATTACGGCTATTATTTAGATGTAAAAAAATCAGCGCAAAATGCCCAAAAGATTAACTATTTAATCAACAACAATAAAGGCGATAATATCACGGGTGATAAGACGTTTGACTTAATCTCACCGGACATGAAAGAAGTATGGTTAGACGAACAATATGGTGCGCATTATTACGAACCCTTAGCAAAAGAAAAAACCGTTCGTGTCAATTACTATCGTAAAGATGGCAATTATGAAAATCTAGGGCTATGGACTTGGGGTTCGTCTGCCACTCCTGGTACAACCTGGCCAGATGGCATCAACTTAGATAAAGTAGGTAAATACGGTCGCTATGCAGATGTACCATTGAAAGATTTAGAATCGTTAGGCTTTTTAATTGTTAATGAGAAGACAGAAGAAAAAACCCAATCTGAAAACTATACGTTTAATGATTTAGCTAACCACTCGCAACTATTTCTTCGTGATGATGATTCAAAAGTGTATACAAACCCATATTTTGTTAGTCAAACAGTTTTAAATAGTGCTGAATTAGTGGCAGAAAACCGTATGGAACTAGGCTTTTCTAGTTTGGAAGGTATAAGTGCAGAGCAGCTTAAAGAAACTTTATCCGTTACGGATGCTGCGAATGCTAAAGTCAACCTAACAGCTATTGAAATGAATGAAGCTGCTTCAAAAGTTATTTTAACGGGCGATTTCAAAACAGCGCAAGCGCCTTATACTGCTGAATTTGAAGGAAAAAAAGTAGTCGCACGTACCGGGTGGAAATTAATGGATGCTGTAAATGGCTACGACGGTGAGTTAGGAGCTAAGCTAGATGAAACAGGTGCCAATGCTGATGTTAAATTATGGGCGCCAAGTGCTGAAAAAGTGTCATTAGTTGTCTATGATAAAGATGATAATGAAAAAATTATTGGTCGTGTTGACTTAACGCGTCAAGATAAAGGTGTTTGGCAACAAAATGTTAAGGCAAAAGACTTGAACCTAGATACCTTACATAATTACGCTTATCATTATGAAGTCGTTCGTGACGGTAAAAAATACTTAGTGCTTGACCCGTATGCAAAATCAATGGCAGCATGGAATAGCGATAATCCGCCCGCAGTGGCAGACGGTGTCGTTAGTAAACCAGTCGGTAAAGCAGCCTTTGTTGCGCCGGAAAAATTAGGTCCCGCATTAGATTTTGCAAAAATTAAAAACTTTAAAAAACGTGAAGATGCTGTCATTTACGAAGCGCATGTGCGTGACTTTACGTCAGACCCAACGATTAAAGATGAACTCAAATCTCAATTTGGTACATATAAAGCCTTTATTGAACGTTTAGATTACTTAAAAGAATTGGGAGTAACCCATATTCAATTATTGCCAGTAATGAACTACTATCACGTGAATGAATTAGATAATCAAAAACGTTTGCCAGAATATAAATCAAGTGACTCTAACTATAACTGGGGTTATGACCCGCAACACTATTTCTCACTAACGGGAATGTATTCTGAAAATCCAAAAGACCCAAGTAAACGAATCGCAGAATTTAAGGAATTAGTCAATGAAATTCATAAACGTGGGATGGGTGTTATCTTAGATGTCGTATATAACCACACAGCATCCCTTCACCTATTGGAAGATATCGAACCGAATTATTATCATTTTATGAACAGTGAAGGTGTTGCTAAAGAATCCTTTGGTGGTGGCCGATTAGGTACGACTCATAAAATGTCACGCCGTTTATTGGTAGATTCGATTAAATACTTAACGGAACAATTTAAAATTGATGGCTATCGCTTTGATATGATGGGTGACCATGATGCACAATCAATTCAAGAAGCCTATGATGCAGCTAAAGCGATTAATCCGAATATGTTGATGTTAGGAGAAGGTTGGCAGACTTATACGGGGGATGATAATCAACCAGAACAGCCAGCTGACCAAACATGGATGAGTAAAACAGACTCTGTAGCATCGTTCTCGGACGAAATACGTAATGAATTAAAATCAGGATTTGGTAGTGAAGGCCAACCTCGTTTCTTGACGAATGGTAAACGCTCAATCAATACTATTTTCAATAATATTATTGGGCGACCTGGTAATTTTAAAGCAGATGACCCAGGTGACGTTATCCAATATATCGCAGCACACGATAACTTAACCTTGTATGATGTGATTGCTCAATCAATTAAGAAAGACCCGAAATATCACAATGAAGAAATCTTAAAACGTGTTCGGTTAGGTAATAGTTTGATTTTAACCTCACAAGGAACGCCATTTATCCATTCAGGACAAGAATATGGACGTACGAAACAATTCTTGCACCCAGACTATAAAACAACCGTCGATGAATCCAAAGTGCCAAATAAGGCGACCCATATGGTAGACGAAAATGGTAAACCATTTGAATACCCATACTTTATCCATGATTCATACGATTCCAGTGATGCAATTAACCGTTTCGATTGGCAAAAAGCAACAGACAGTAAAAAATATGCCAAACATGTGTTGACGAAAGAATATACGAAAGGCTTAATCGCGATTCGTCGCTCCACTGATGCATTTTCACGCGCGACAGCAAAAGAAATCGACGAAAATGTGACATTGATTACGGAACCGAATAAGGATTCACAAGCACCTATTGGACAAGAAGATTTAGTAATTGGCTATCAAGCGGTTGCGTCAAATGGCGATATTTATGCTGTGTTTGTCAATGCGGATAAAGCAAAACGTAAAATTAAGTTTGGAGCAAAATTTGCGCATCTTAAAGATGGAAAAATTATTGCGGATGCACGTCAAGCAGGCTTAGAAGCAATTGCTAATCCGCAAGGAGTAAAAATGTCCGGTGAAAGTATTGAGTTAGATGGTTTGACCACAGCCATTGTCTTACTTAAAAAGGCGGAAGATACCAAACCGGTAGAACCTGTTTTACCAGGTAAAGATGGCAATAAAACGGACGGAGACCAAACGACGGTACCGAATCAGCCAGATGCACAAGCACCGAAAGAGAATGGGAAAACTGATTCACAAACACCGAAAGCACCAAATGAAGAAGGAAAAACTGATAAAGAAACGCCAAAAACACCGAAAGAGGATGAGCAGTCAGATGCTGAAACGCCGAAAGCGCCAAAAGAAGGCAGTGAATCCGATACCGAGACATCAAATTCACCAAAAGAATCATCATCATCTTCTCGTGTAATGAATAGTAGAAGTAATGATACGACGCAGACATTACCAAATACAGGTGAAACAAACGCTACAGCGGTGTTCAGCGCAGCGGTATTATCCATCTTAACGGGATTAGGATTGGTTTCGATTAAAAATAAAGAAAACGAATCAGCAGACGAGCAGTAG